From Panicum hallii strain FIL2 chromosome 2, PHallii_v3.1, whole genome shotgun sequence, a single genomic window includes:
- the LOC112880404 gene encoding glycerol-3-phosphate dehydrogenase [NAD(+)], chloroplastic-like isoform X2 yields the protein MAAAAAATTTFLPPLPTPRPRLAATVRRPPPIFTGAANAVPLPEDEDSSDDDDGDAAAPRRSARKDRRRAVRIAWEKLVRWSRSWRRRNRSDVLETTRKVVVLGGGSFGTAMAAHVAAKKADLEVSMLLRDDLVCRSINNSHINCKYLPEHRLPENIVATTSAADALAGADFCFHAVPIQFSSSFLEGISTHVDPKLPFISLSKGLELNTLRTMSKIIPRALGNRRQPFIVLSGPSFAVELMSKLPTAMVVASKDKKLASSVEQLLASPNLRISTSSDVTGVEIAGALKNVLNRPCLHINSFQIVVYDPIMWYKSALLYGAIEHRKKSEAGFVPQMVTVSRQFLFCNSKTGCFEDV from the exons atggccgccgccgccgccgccaccaccaccttcCTCCCTCCACTCCCGACTCCAcgcccccgcctcgccgccaccgTCCGCCGCCCTCCTCCCATCTTCACGGGCGCCGCCAATGCCGTGCCCCTGCCGGAGGACGAGGACTccagcgacgacgacgacggcgacgccgccgcgccgcgcaggAGCGCCCGCAAGGACCGTCGCCGCGCGGTGCGCATCGCGTGGGAGAAGCTGGTCCGGTGGTCCCGCTCCTGGCGCCGCCGCAACCGCAGCGACGTCCTCGAGACCACGCGCAAG GTGGTGGTTCTCGGGGGAGGGTCGTTCGGGACGGCCATGGCGGCGCACGTGGCGGCTAAGAAGGCCGACCTCGAGGTGTCCATGCTGCTCAGGGACGACCTCGTCTGCCGGTCCATCAACAACAGCCATATCAATTG CAAATACTTACCAGAACACAGATTGCCAGAAAATATTGTTGCAACAACAAGTGCTGCTGATGCTTTAGCAGGAGCTGATTTCTGCTTCCATGCTGTTCCGATTCAG TTCAGTTCATCCTTTCTTGAAGGTATTTCAACACATGTTGATCCAAAGTTGCCATTCATATCACTTAGCAAAGGGCTGGAACTCAATACCCTTCGGACAATGTCTAAAATCATCCCACGAGCATTGGGAAATCGACGCCAACCATTTATTGTTCTATCAGGACCTTCTTTTGCAGTAGAACTAATGAGCAAATTGCCTACAG CAATGGTGGTGGCATCTAAAGACAAAAAGTTGGCAAGTTCTGTTGAGCAGCTATTAGCTTCCCCAAATTTGAGGATAAGCACATCAAG TGATGTTACAGGAGTGGAAATTGCAGGTGCGCTGAAGAATGTTCTCAACCGTCCATGTTTACATATAAATTCTTTTCAGATAGTAGTATATGATCCTATTATGTGGTATAAAAGTGCTCTTTTATACGGTGCCATTGAACACCGAAAAAAATCCGAGGCTGGTTTCGTGCCACAGATGGTTACTGTTAGTCGTCAGTTCTTGTTCTGCAATTCCAAAACAGGATGTTTCGAAGACGTGTAA
- the LOC112880404 gene encoding glycerol-3-phosphate dehydrogenase [NAD(+)], chloroplastic-like isoform X4, translated as MAAAAAATTTFLPPLPTPRPRLAATVRRPPPIFTGAANAVPLPEDEDSSDDDDGDAAAPRRSARKDRRRAVRIAWEKLVRWSRSWRRRNRSDVLETTRKVVVLGGGSFGTAMAAHVAAKKADLEVSMLLRDDLVCRSINNSHINCKYLPEHRLPENIVATTSAADALAGADFCFHAVPIQFILS; from the exons atggccgccgccgccgccgccaccaccaccttcCTCCCTCCACTCCCGACTCCAcgcccccgcctcgccgccaccgTCCGCCGCCCTCCTCCCATCTTCACGGGCGCCGCCAATGCCGTGCCCCTGCCGGAGGACGAGGACTccagcgacgacgacgacggcgacgccgccgcgccgcgcaggAGCGCCCGCAAGGACCGTCGCCGCGCGGTGCGCATCGCGTGGGAGAAGCTGGTCCGGTGGTCCCGCTCCTGGCGCCGCCGCAACCGCAGCGACGTCCTCGAGACCACGCGCAAG GTGGTGGTTCTCGGGGGAGGGTCGTTCGGGACGGCCATGGCGGCGCACGTGGCGGCTAAGAAGGCCGACCTCGAGGTGTCCATGCTGCTCAGGGACGACCTCGTCTGCCGGTCCATCAACAACAGCCATATCAATTG CAAATACTTACCAGAACACAGATTGCCAGAAAATATTGTTGCAACAACAAGTGCTGCTGATGCTTTAGCAGGAGCTGATTTCTGCTTCCATGCTGTTCCGATTCAG TTCATCCTTTCTTGA
- the LOC112880404 gene encoding glycerol-3-phosphate dehydrogenase [NAD(+)], chloroplastic-like isoform X1: MAAAAAATTTFLPPLPTPRPRLAATVRRPPPIFTGAANAVPLPEDEDSSDDDDGDAAAPRRSARKDRRRAVRIAWEKLVRWSRSWRRRNRSDVLETTRKVVVLGGGSFGTAMAAHVAAKKADLEVSMLLRDDLVCRSINNSHINCLSFYCSKYLPEHRLPENIVATTSAADALAGADFCFHAVPIQFSSSFLEGISTHVDPKLPFISLSKGLELNTLRTMSKIIPRALGNRRQPFIVLSGPSFAVELMSKLPTAMVVASKDKKLASSVEQLLASPNLRISTSSDVTGVEIAGALKNVLNRPCLHINSFQIVVYDPIMWYKSALLYGAIEHRKKSEAGFVPQMVTVSRQFLFCNSKTGCFEDV, translated from the exons atggccgccgccgccgccgccaccaccaccttcCTCCCTCCACTCCCGACTCCAcgcccccgcctcgccgccaccgTCCGCCGCCCTCCTCCCATCTTCACGGGCGCCGCCAATGCCGTGCCCCTGCCGGAGGACGAGGACTccagcgacgacgacgacggcgacgccgccgcgccgcgcaggAGCGCCCGCAAGGACCGTCGCCGCGCGGTGCGCATCGCGTGGGAGAAGCTGGTCCGGTGGTCCCGCTCCTGGCGCCGCCGCAACCGCAGCGACGTCCTCGAGACCACGCGCAAG GTGGTGGTTCTCGGGGGAGGGTCGTTCGGGACGGCCATGGCGGCGCACGTGGCGGCTAAGAAGGCCGACCTCGAGGTGTCCATGCTGCTCAGGGACGACCTCGTCTGCCGGTCCATCAACAACAGCCATATCAATTG CTTGTCATTTTACTGCAGCAAATACTTACCAGAACACAGATTGCCAGAAAATATTGTTGCAACAACAAGTGCTGCTGATGCTTTAGCAGGAGCTGATTTCTGCTTCCATGCTGTTCCGATTCAG TTCAGTTCATCCTTTCTTGAAGGTATTTCAACACATGTTGATCCAAAGTTGCCATTCATATCACTTAGCAAAGGGCTGGAACTCAATACCCTTCGGACAATGTCTAAAATCATCCCACGAGCATTGGGAAATCGACGCCAACCATTTATTGTTCTATCAGGACCTTCTTTTGCAGTAGAACTAATGAGCAAATTGCCTACAG CAATGGTGGTGGCATCTAAAGACAAAAAGTTGGCAAGTTCTGTTGAGCAGCTATTAGCTTCCCCAAATTTGAGGATAAGCACATCAAG TGATGTTACAGGAGTGGAAATTGCAGGTGCGCTGAAGAATGTTCTCAACCGTCCATGTTTACATATAAATTCTTTTCAGATAGTAGTATATGATCCTATTATGTGGTATAAAAGTGCTCTTTTATACGGTGCCATTGAACACCGAAAAAAATCCGAGGCTGGTTTCGTGCCACAGATGGTTACTGTTAGTCGTCAGTTCTTGTTCTGCAATTCCAAAACAGGATGTTTCGAAGACGTGTAA
- the LOC112880404 gene encoding glycerol-3-phosphate dehydrogenase [NAD(+)], chloroplastic-like isoform X3 has translation MAAAAAATTTFLPPLPTPRPRLAATVRRPPPIFTGAANAVPLPEDEDSSDDDDGDAAAPRRSARKDRRRAVRIAWEKLVRWSRSWRRRNRSDVLETTRKVVVLGGGSFGTAMAAHVAAKKADLEVSMLLRDDLVCRSINNSHINCLSFYCSKYLPEHRLPENIVATTSAADALAGADFCFHAVPIQFSSSFLEGISTHVDPKLPFISLSKGLELNTLRTMSKIIPRALGNRRQPFIVLSGPSFAVELMSKLPTAMVVASKDKKLASSVEQLLASPNLRISTSRSGNCRCAEECSQPSMFTYKFFSDSSI, from the exons atggccgccgccgccgccgccaccaccaccttcCTCCCTCCACTCCCGACTCCAcgcccccgcctcgccgccaccgTCCGCCGCCCTCCTCCCATCTTCACGGGCGCCGCCAATGCCGTGCCCCTGCCGGAGGACGAGGACTccagcgacgacgacgacggcgacgccgccgcgccgcgcaggAGCGCCCGCAAGGACCGTCGCCGCGCGGTGCGCATCGCGTGGGAGAAGCTGGTCCGGTGGTCCCGCTCCTGGCGCCGCCGCAACCGCAGCGACGTCCTCGAGACCACGCGCAAG GTGGTGGTTCTCGGGGGAGGGTCGTTCGGGACGGCCATGGCGGCGCACGTGGCGGCTAAGAAGGCCGACCTCGAGGTGTCCATGCTGCTCAGGGACGACCTCGTCTGCCGGTCCATCAACAACAGCCATATCAATTG CTTGTCATTTTACTGCAGCAAATACTTACCAGAACACAGATTGCCAGAAAATATTGTTGCAACAACAAGTGCTGCTGATGCTTTAGCAGGAGCTGATTTCTGCTTCCATGCTGTTCCGATTCAG TTCAGTTCATCCTTTCTTGAAGGTATTTCAACACATGTTGATCCAAAGTTGCCATTCATATCACTTAGCAAAGGGCTGGAACTCAATACCCTTCGGACAATGTCTAAAATCATCCCACGAGCATTGGGAAATCGACGCCAACCATTTATTGTTCTATCAGGACCTTCTTTTGCAGTAGAACTAATGAGCAAATTGCCTACAG CAATGGTGGTGGCATCTAAAGACAAAAAGTTGGCAAGTTCTGTTGAGCAGCTATTAGCTTCCCCAAATTTGAGGATAAGCACATCAAG GAGTGGAAATTGCAGGTGCGCTGAAGAATGTTCTCAACCGTCCATGTTTACATATAAATTCTTTTCAGATAGTAGTATATGA
- the LOC112880405 gene encoding uncharacterized aarF domain-containing protein kinase At5g05200, chloroplastic-like isoform X1 has protein sequence MAAAARAASAARSPLLVHHHRHRLPQVPSGGGGSLRVGGPGRGREEGRRRARVGVRVFARYSQAQDFSTRLQDRVGELPKLVEDLLQTSISTGPQGAFRIAQGIQAVLGVGGEWLNDLSKTANTSAGIPAQMQLGLLSPLYLRRLFERMGATYIKLGQFIASAPTLFPAEYVEEFQNCFDRAPAVPYDVIQSILCEELQRPLDSIYEYIDPVPIASASIAQVHAARLKSSQKDVVIKVLKPGIEDTLVADLNFIYVIARVLEFLNPELQRTSLISLRSRQFALHSQRRRWRKFPIKIFVAARFLNLGFASGQRSNSS, from the exons atggcggcggccgcgagggCCGCTTCCGCGGCGCGCTCCCCTCTCCTcgtccaccaccaccgccaccgcctcccccaG GTGCCGTCCGGCGGGGGAGGCTCGCTCCGGGTGGGCGGGCCCGGACGCGgccgggaggaggggcggaggcggGCCAGGGTCGGGGTTAGGGTCTTCGCGCGCTACTCCCAGGCCCAGGACTTCTCCACGCGCCTCCAAG ATAGAGTTGGTGAGTTGCCTAAGCTAGTGGAGGACCTTCTCCAGACGTCGATTAGCACAGGGCCCCAAGGTGCTTTCAGGATAGCGCAAGGGATCCAAGCTGTGCTTGGGGTTGGTGGGGAGTGGCTGAATGACCTCTCAAAG ACTGCTAACACATCAGCAGGAATTCCAGCTCAGATGCAGCTTGGTTTGCTTTCTCCTCTTTACCTTAGGAGGCTTTTTGAGCGCATGGGTGCAACTTATATCAAGCTAGGCCAG TTCATAGCATCTGCACCAACTTTGTTTCCTGCAGAATACGTCGAGGAATTCCAGAACTGCTTTGACCGAGCACCAGCTGTACCTTATGATGTGATTCAGTCAATATTGTGTGAGGAGTTGCAGCGACCATTGGATAGTATATATGAATACATCGATCCGGTGCCAATAGCTTCTGCCTCAATAGCACAG GTTCATGCGGCTAGGTTGAAGAGCTCTCAGAAGGATGTGGTGATTAAAGTTCTAAAGCCTGGTATTGAAGATACTTTGGTTGCTGATCTTAATTTTATCTATGTCATTGCACGAGTTTTGGAGTTCTTGAACCCTGAGCTACAGAGGACATCACTG ATCTCCCTGCGCAGCCGGCAGTTCGCCCTTCATTCACAGCGCAGAAGATGGCGTAAATTTCCCATCAAAATCTTTGTAGCTGCCCGCTTTTTAAATCTTGGTTTCGCGAGCGGCCAAAGGAGTAATAGCTCCTGA
- the LOC112880405 gene encoding uncharacterized aarF domain-containing protein kinase At5g05200, chloroplastic-like isoform X2, whose translation MAAAARAASAARSPLLVHHHRHRLPQVPSGGGGSLRVGGPGRGREEGRRRARVGVRVFARYSQAQDFSTRLQDRVGELPKLVEDLLQTSISTGPQGAFRIAQGIQAVLGVGGEWLNDLSKTANTSAGIPAQMQLGLLSPLYLRRLFERMGATYIKLGQFIASAPTLFPAEYVEEFQNCFDRAPAVPYDVIQSILCEELQRPLDSIYEYIDPVPIASASIAQVHAARLKSSQKDVVIKVLKPGIEDTLVADLNFIYVIARVLEFLNPELQRTSLGSGGSRCS comes from the exons atggcggcggccgcgagggCCGCTTCCGCGGCGCGCTCCCCTCTCCTcgtccaccaccaccgccaccgcctcccccaG GTGCCGTCCGGCGGGGGAGGCTCGCTCCGGGTGGGCGGGCCCGGACGCGgccgggaggaggggcggaggcggGCCAGGGTCGGGGTTAGGGTCTTCGCGCGCTACTCCCAGGCCCAGGACTTCTCCACGCGCCTCCAAG ATAGAGTTGGTGAGTTGCCTAAGCTAGTGGAGGACCTTCTCCAGACGTCGATTAGCACAGGGCCCCAAGGTGCTTTCAGGATAGCGCAAGGGATCCAAGCTGTGCTTGGGGTTGGTGGGGAGTGGCTGAATGACCTCTCAAAG ACTGCTAACACATCAGCAGGAATTCCAGCTCAGATGCAGCTTGGTTTGCTTTCTCCTCTTTACCTTAGGAGGCTTTTTGAGCGCATGGGTGCAACTTATATCAAGCTAGGCCAG TTCATAGCATCTGCACCAACTTTGTTTCCTGCAGAATACGTCGAGGAATTCCAGAACTGCTTTGACCGAGCACCAGCTGTACCTTATGATGTGATTCAGTCAATATTGTGTGAGGAGTTGCAGCGACCATTGGATAGTATATATGAATACATCGATCCGGTGCCAATAGCTTCTGCCTCAATAGCACAG GTTCATGCGGCTAGGTTGAAGAGCTCTCAGAAGGATGTGGTGATTAAAGTTCTAAAGCCTGGTATTGAAGATACTTTGGTTGCTGATCTTAATTTTATCTATGTCATTGCACGAGTTTTGGAGTTCTTGAACCCTGAGCTACAGAGGACATCACTG GGATCAGGTGGCTCCCGTTGCAGTTGA